The window aaaatgtggtacaataaaattttattcatcttaattttaatataagaatgtttaaatgtttttgatatattacttttatatatgttagacattttattaaaataattttgttaccttaaaaatatattacaaaaaaaaaaaaaaaaaatacataaatattatagaaatatatgtatatatatatatatatattttttataaatatattcaaacGTGCAACGTTTTAGATATGATAcataaaaacaaaaacaacTAATAAACTTCAAGCCATAGCGATATACAATTAAACAATTTTTGTCGATAAAATGGAATTAAATAAGAACAAAGTCACTTTTATACTTGGAATAGTTTCATCCATTTTACTATTTGTTACAGCAGTAATGCTTAATGATATCGATTTTATATTAGGTTCCCATATTTTTTTCggttttttatttactatatatacaatatttGCCTTTTTAATACCTAATACAAAGAATTCAAGAGATTTTCTTCTTTCGTATGCTACAAGTACCGCATgtatttttgtaatatccctcatatttaatattgtcgtaacaaaatataatgtagAAGCAAATTGTCGTTTTTCGACAAATAAATGTTTTCCATATATTCTGGGCACGACCAGTGGATTCTGTTCTTCAgctttatttttattaacatcaattttatcttttaaattaGCAAATGTATggtaagaaaaaaaaaaaaaaaatatatatatatatatatatatatatatatataatgatacCTATTATgtatgataatttttttttttttttttttttttctgtgcactcatatatacatacatacatatatatatatattgaacACTCATATTTTGcgtatattatattgaccatattttatttcatttgttcatatatttttatgactagttaaattttaaaataaaataaatattaaaataataacacaagaaaaaaaaataatttaacagttgaaagaaatattaaaatggCTACTTGATAAAATGTTtcaaaattaaaaataaataaatatatatatatatatataaataaataaataaataaataaataaataaataaatatataaatatatatatatatatatatatatatatatatatttgtatcCATATAAGACAACTAGTATAAACATACAAgtgaaaatatttacacATGTATATGCATTATAACAAATTGGGGCacaaaaaattaagtaTGATAAGAGTGAAGGAGATTctttcaaaaatatttaataaaaaaaataaaagcacatatacatacatacatatatacatatatatatatatatgttatattttgtttcttaattttattcatatataataaatgtacTAATTTGGTTCAGTTAACAAATTTATTCGACTGATCTACCACACGATGAGCAGATGTTTTTGCATCCATAAATAATTCATCTGCTTGTTctatatgttttatatcAATAATTGTGTTTCCTTCTAAGCTAGCTATAATTCTTGATGGttctaataataacataGCAAATCGTAGAGATGATTGTATTCCGATTTTGGCTAGATAATTCATACCTTCTTCAGTAATATTGATTTTTTCTGTTTGAGCCCTAAGAGCTAATATTTGTACAATTTCTTTTAATGTATAAGGAAAagttttaataataataagtCTATCTAATAAATCTACAGGTATACCATGAGGTTCGATGTTATCAGTACCTTTAACGGTGCATATACCTCTGTTTGTTGCCATAATAAGAATAGGTGCTAAAGGAGATTCGATTGCTCTATTAAGATATGAGAAACATTCTATATCTAACATATGAGCTTcatcaatatataaaactCCTGGGATAATTTCGGCTAGTCCAGATTCTAAAAATTTATTCACAgttttattaatttctaCTCTTAATTTTTCCGTAATTTCTGTTTTTTTAGGTCTTAGATAAGAATTTAATACAGATGCTAGGTCTTCTCCAACGGTTGGGTTTGCATTAGCTAAATCTATATCATGTAAGGATATTTGTTGAACaacttctttttttttatgtactTCTCCTTTTGGTAAGGATACATATTCATCAAATTCTATATCATATTCTTTTGCATAATCATTACATCTTCCTAGTCTTTTCACATGTCCGGTATTAGTttctatataaataacatcaccaattttaattttttctctGGCTATTTGTTCATGTATTTTGGGTGCTAATCTTAATGTTTTAGAACCTTTAACAGTTTTTAaagttataataattgcattaatttgtttagctttatttaaagaatataagcattcattttcttcaaCAACCATATCAACAACTTCTCCTTCGTAAACcaatttttcttctttaatttttatatgtatacttTTTCTAAATGCTTCAAGAATAACTTCAGTTTTCTTTATTTCATTACTATATACCTCTGATCCtgataaaaaaacaaaggGCATCTTTCTATTTATTTCTCTGCTTATACCAATAGCTAGGGCACTTTTACCGCTACCACTAGGTCCTGCTAATAGAATACATTTACCAGCTAAtttcttttgttttattaaatcAACTAGAAATAAAGAAGCTTCTCTAGCTTTAAATTGACCTACTAATCCACAACTATTATCAAAGAACATCGAATATTTCTCATCACTTAAACTTATCTCATTTTCatgaagatatatatttgtattaacACCTAACCCTTTTATATGACTGTGTATATTCACTCTctcctttttattattactcgaatttgttatattcgaaatattaatttccattatttaaaatttttatttcacAAAGAcgaatataaaataatatatatatatataaatcacatatgtaatatgtgtgaatataagatataatataatataaaattatatgatatataataattattatatatatatatatatatatatatatgttcatacatatatatattatatatatataatatatatatacaatctttataattatttttatattttttttaaaacaatctttcttttacaaaaaattattgtCAACAAATGTTATTTAATTcaacaaaaattatattaacatttcaaaaaaggaaaaataatataaaaaaaaaaaaaaaatttaaattaatattaagTCACAAATAACATATGGATGGATAAACCTTAAaagtattttttatgtagaattaattaatgaaatagaaaaattattaataaataataaaaatatatatatatatatatatatatatatatatatatatataattttattaaaatattttatgaattaTCTAAAATTAAGgttgaaaaaaaaaattgagaacataatatatgatCTATGCATATAAAttcaattatatataaacaaaatatattttatattacattgaaaaatataattatagagaataatttacatataagaaataaaaatatatatatatatatatatatataatatatataaggagaaaatgataaatattttaatatattatattattatatatattatatatataactatatattttttttatatatatcataatagCACGGCTGTATTTGTTCATGTTTTTAAAGGcttgaatatttttaaatcCTGATGgttcaaaaaaaaaaaaaaaaaaaaataataataataaattcagtatataaataaataaatatatatacatacatattcttaataatttatctaTTATTTTGCAGtgttattttatcatatataatattatatacataccTGTAAGTCCATTTGTACAATAAAATtctcatatatataatatatatatatatatatatatatataacttatATAACGCTTATATTTTCACATCTTACAGTATTGAATTTATTTAGTATATGTGTTTATAACAAGGTgccttttttttctctctttttttttttttaatttcaaatatttttatgatcataatataaataaaaggaaaattaccattaaaagatttattcttatatatatcatgtTTAAACATAACAGAGgaatatacattatataaaatatgtacacataaataaataaataaataaataaatatatatatatatatatatatatatatatatattatatatatttatatttatatgtaagaatttttttttttttttttttttttttttttttatatatataatatttattaatctttaatttaaaattaaaggatcataagtaaaaaaagtgtaatgaaaatataatatattttaatttttaaaNNNNNNNNNNNNNNNNNNNNNNNNNNNNNNNNNNNNNNNNNNNNNNNNNNNNNNNNNNNNNNNNNNNNNNNNNNNNNNNNNNNNNNNNNNNNNNNNNNNNNNNNNNNNNNNNNNNNNNNNNNNNNNNNNNNNNNNNNNNNNNNNNNNNNNNNNNNNNNNNNNNNNNNNNNNNNNNNNNNNNNNNNNNNNNNNNNNNNNNNNNNNNNNNNNNNNNNNNNNNNNNNNNNNNNNNNNNNNNNNNNNNNNNNNNNNNNNNNNNNNNNNNNNNNNNNNNNNNNNNNNNNNNNNNNNNNNNNNNNNNNNNNNNNNNNNNNNNNNNNNNNNNNNNNNNNNNNNNNNNNNNNNNNNNNNNNNNNNNNNNNNNNNNNNNNNNNNNNNNNNNNNNNNNNNNNNNNNNNNNaaaaaaaaaaaaaagaatatataaatagtataatataatatgtattttcATTTGTACAGTATGTTTGATACAGAATAAACATTTTTCTCTCtcttccatttttttttttttttttcttatgatcaaataaataaaaataatatatgaataattttaaatgaaaagCATAAAATCATGTGTAACTTgtttgttatttttttatatacaaatatggtctaattgtttattttgttatggatataatataagtaggaaaataaataaaataaattaatatatatatatatatatatatttatatttatatttatatttatattttgacGTTTCCATTTCTCATCTTTATAGATAAGAATTTGGGGGTGAATCCTTTTAGCcttataagaaaaaaaaacctTCCACAAGAAAAATTCAAAAGACAGATTATAAAAGTTCAAAATgaaggaaaagaaaatatttttacacAAGATGGAAATACAAATACTATCAAGGAGgataaaacaaaacaaacaaaaacgaatattgatataaaaaataaaatagagaaagaaaaaatagaaattaACGAAATTCTAAAGAAAAGTGAAAATATACTTTTAGAAAGGTCTTTCTCTTTTCACAAAGAGGACATAACTATTAAACCGgtattttttcaaaattaaaaaaataatataataaattaatataaatacaaacatgtatatatatatatatatatataatatatttggtatattttttctttttagGAACTACTAAAAGAGTTGATTACTCAGAAATATAggaaaatatttcaaaGACACGACAAAGATTGTGGGAGTAGCGAAATTCAAATTATCATTTTGACgtttaaaatttttttccttacagaacatatgaagaaaaataaaaaggtacaacaaaaagatattcacaagataatataaataaataaataaataaatatatatatatatatatatatatatatatatttttataatctATTACATATCATGTATACATATCTTCAACTAATTTTATGTCcatgttttattttgtatatttttttatgatgCTTCCCGTTTAGGATTTCGCTTGCTTGAGAGGACTATTCAAATGTGTTAGTAAACGAAGAAGATTATTAGTTTACCTAGGAAAGAAAGATAGAGAAATGTTTGAAAAAATTACTAgttattttaatattaaaaaacCTTTACTTCCTAGAACTCCagaatattataacaaggatttaaaatatattcattttaataataccaaaagatttaaaaataatgctgagaaaaagaaaaaggaCAAACtcaaaaagaaaaaagtgCAAACagataaaattttatttggaaattaaaaaaaaaaaaaaaaaaaaaaaaaaaaaaaaatcatacattggttaaatattatattaatataaaaatatatatatatatatatatatatatatttttttttttttttttttttt of the Plasmodium reichenowi strain SY57 chromosome 11, whole genome shotgun sequence genome contains:
- a CDS encoding RuvB-like helicase 2, putative; its protein translation is MEINISNITNSSNNKKERVNIHSHIKGLGVNTNIYLHENEISLSDEKYSMFFDNSCGLVGQFKAREASLFLVDLIKQKKLAGKCILLAGPSGSGKSALAIGISREINRKMPFVFLSGSEVYSNEIKKTEVILEAFRKSIHIKIKEEKLVYEGEVVDMVVEENECLYSLNKAKQINAIIITLKTVKGSKTLRLAPKIHEQIAREKIKIGDVIYIETNTGHVKRLGRCNDYAKEYDIEFDEYVSLPKGEVHKKKEVVQQISLHDIDLANANPTVGEDLASVLNSYLRPKKTEITEKLRVEINKTVNKFLESGLAEIIPGVLYIDEAHMLDIECFSYLNRAIESPLAPILIMATNRGICTVKGTDNIEPHGIPVDLLDRLIIIKTFPYTLKEIVQILALRAQTEKINITEEGMNYLAKIGIQSSLRFAMLLLEPSRIIASLEGNTIIDIKHIEQADELFMDAKTSAHRVVDQSNKFVN
- a CDS encoding putative membrane protein (conserved Plasmodium membrane protein, unknown function), translated to MELNKNKVTFILGIVSSILLFVTAVMLNDIDFILGSHIFFGFLFTIYTIFAFLIPNTKNSRDFLLSYATSTACIFVISLIFNIVVTKYNVEANCRFSTNKCFPYILGTTSGFCSSALFLLTSILSFKLANVW
- a CDS encoding apicoplast ribosomal protein S15 precursor, putative; amino-acid sequence: MKSIKSCVTCLLFFYIQIWSNCLFCYGYNINKNLGVNPFSLIRKKNLPQEKFKRQIIKVQNEGKENIFTQDGNTNTIKEDKTKQTKTNIDIKNKIEKEKIEINEILKKSENILLERSFSFHKEDITIKPELLKELITQKYRKIFQRHDKDCGSSEIQIIILTFKIFFLTEHMKKNKKDFACLRGLFKCVSKRRRLLVYLGKKDREMFEKITSYFNIKKPLLPRTPEYYNKDLKYIHFNNTKRFKNNAEKKKKDKLKKKKVQTDKILFGN